DNA sequence from the Deinococcus depolymerans genome:
GAAGTGCCGCCGCGTGGGTTCCGTCCAGACCTTCCCCTGCCCGGTGAAGCGCGTGGCGAAGGCACCCTCGCCCGTTCCGGCGGTCGCCATGGCGCGGCGCAGGAACCCGCCCTGCTGCTGCTGCTCCACGGCCGCCTGCACCTGCCCCACCGAGTACTGGAACGCACCCGGCTCGATCAGCACGCCACTGCCGTGCAGTTCCGCCTCCACCGTGAAGCGGCCGTCCATCTCGCGCGTCTCGTTCAGGCCGTCACTGCCCTGCGAGAAACGCGTCACGTGCGTCAGGGCGTGAATCCGCAGCGTCAGTCCGTTCCCGCGCTGCTCCTGCACGAGTTGCATGTGGCTCATGACCGGCAGTGTAGCCTGCGCCCCCGCCGCCCGCAGGCGAGTCTGACCGGGACGCCGCGCCGCCCCTTAAGCTGAGGGGACCATGACCGGCCCCCCCGAGCGCCGACCCGTTCCCCCGCCCAGCCGGGACGGGCCGCTCGTGACGCCCGAGGAACTGCGTCGCCGCGCGTACCTGCTGGCCCTGGCAGCCGGGCTGATCGTGCTGGCCCTCGTGTACACCGTGGGACACCTGCAGGGCCGCACGGACCTGTACACCGGCGTGTTCATTCCGGCACTGACGATCATGACGCTGTTCAGCGCCGGGTGGTTGCTGGCCCGGCGGTCCGTGACGGTCATCGAGCGGGTCATGTTCATCGGCATGAACGTCGCCCACCTCGCGCAGATCCTCGAGCAGTCGCTCGGACCGGACCCGAACGGCCTGGCCCTGAACGACTCGCCGTACTGGATGCTCGTCACGGTCTGCATGGTCGCCCACCTGATCTACAGCCACCGGACGGCAGCGCTGTACAGCGCCGCCGCGTACATCGTCAGCTGCGCCCTGCCGCTCGGAGCGCTGCTGCTGCAGGCGCGGCCCGTCACGGCCGAACTGCTGCGCGTGCAGCTCACGGTCAGCATCACCCTGATCTTCGTACATACCCTCGCGTGGTACCGCGGGCAGTTCGAGGCGCAGCGCGCCCGCCTGCACCTCGCGCAGCAACTGGCCCACACCGACCAGCTGACCGGACTGCCCAACCGGCGCGGCCTGTACCAGGCCGTGGAGGTCCTGCTGGACCCCGGTGCCGGCGGCGCGGTCCTGCTGCTGGACCTCGACCACTTCAAACGCGTGAACGACCGGCACGGCCATCAGACAGGTGACCGTGTCCTGATCGGTGCGGGCCAGCTGATCACGGCCACCCTCGAAGTGCCCGGCGTGGTCGGCCGCTGGGGGGGCGAGGAGTTCATGGCGGTCCTGCCCGGCACCGACCTCCTGGGCGCGCAGGTGCAGGCCGCGCGGCTGTGCCGCGCCTTCGCCTCGCACGCCTGGCCCGGCGTGGGCTGCGTGACCGTCAGTGTCGGCGTGACCGTCACCCGCCACGCCCCGGGCCTGTCCGCCGGGACCCTCCCGCCCGACTCCCTGCCCACCCTGATCGCCCGCGCCGACCGCGCGCTGTACCGCGTGAAGGAGGGAGGCCGGAACGGCTGGCACGCCCAGCGGGAGCCCTGATGCGGATTCCGGCTGTTTCATTGACAGTGCACGGCTTGAACGGTATTGGTCAACCGTGCAGGCGGAGTCCGTATGAGAGTGGGAGCTGGGCGGGTTCCGGACGTGGAGTTGGCAATCCGGTGAAGTTACGGATTGTCGGCGAAACAAACGGAATCCGTATCAGTGGCGCCGTAACGTCCGGAACGTCAGGTCGAACGCGTTCGCGGCGTCCGCCGGGCGCCTCGTCTCCTGCGTCACCACCCAGCCGCTGCCCAGGTCCGGCATGAACGTGTCCCCGTCCAGCCGCGCGTGAATCACGGTCAGTTCCAGGCGGGTCAACTGCGGCAGGAACAGCGCGTACACCTCCGCCCCGCCGATGATCGCCACCTCCGGCGCGTCCCCGGCGAGGGCCAGTGCGCCCTGCGGCGAGTGCGCCACCCGTGCGCCCGGCGCACTGAACGCCTCGTTGCGGGTCAGGACGATGTTCTCCCGCCCCGGCAGCGGCCGCCCGCCCAGCGAATCCCACACCTTGCGGCCCATGACGTTCGGTTTCCCGCGGCTGAGCGAGCGGAAGTGCGCCAGATCGGCCGGGAGGTGCCACGGCATCCCTCCGTCACGTCCGATCACGCCGTTCTCCGTGACCGCCACGATCCCCACCAGTTCAGGCCCCAGCCGTTCAGGCCCCACCCGCTCCGGCTCAGGGTGCGGGAACATGCCGCACCTCGATCCCCGCGTCCCGCAGGATCTGCTCACCGCTCGGCAGGCCCGACTCCACCCGCACCGACTCCCGGTACGCCGACTCGAAAATCACGCGCCCCACCCGCCGCGAGTTCACGATCAGCCGCGCACACGCCGCGCACGGCTCGTGCGTCACGTACAGCGTGTGCCCCTCCCCGTTCCAGTTCGCGGCCAGCAGGGCGTTCACCTCCGCGTGAATGAAACCGCTCTGACCCTGCTCCAGACTCTCGCGCTCGTTCGGTTCGCCCGCCGCGCGCCCGTTGTACCCCACCCCCACCACCCGGTGATGCCGGTCCAGAATGCACGCGCCCACCCGCACCTTGCTGTCCGCACTCCGCGACGCCCACAGCCGCGCCGTCGCCAGCCCCAGCTCATCGAAGGTCGGGCGGGTCACAGGGTCTCCCGGTGATCCTGCTGCGGCAGGGCGTACGCGTACGCGTACTTCAGCGATTTGATCCGGTAGATCACCAGAGCAGGCGTGACCCCGAGGTGCCGGGCCGCCGCAGTGACCGAGGGGAACCGCTGGGCCTCCACCTGAACGGGACGGGAATTCGTCGGTGTTCGTCCTCTGTTGGCCATCGCCAGTTTCTCCTTCGTTTCTGCACTGTGGGTGCGGCCGTGGAATGAATTGCGTTCGCCCGTTCGGGCCGAGGCGAGTTCCGACATTCGCGCCCGAGTCTCGGGGGACCGTTTCAGACCGTAATTCGGACTGTCCTTCCCCCTCTTCACCGTCAGGCGCGACGTCTCGGACATTTTCCGCCGACTCTCCTCACTGTGGGTTCGGCCG
Encoded proteins:
- a CDS encoding GGDEF domain-containing protein; its protein translation is MTGPPERRPVPPPSRDGPLVTPEELRRRAYLLALAAGLIVLALVYTVGHLQGRTDLYTGVFIPALTIMTLFSAGWLLARRSVTVIERVMFIGMNVAHLAQILEQSLGPDPNGLALNDSPYWMLVTVCMVAHLIYSHRTAALYSAAAYIVSCALPLGALLLQARPVTAELLRVQLTVSITLIFVHTLAWYRGQFEAQRARLHLAQQLAHTDQLTGLPNRRGLYQAVEVLLDPGAGGAVLLLDLDHFKRVNDRHGHQTGDRVLIGAGQLITATLEVPGVVGRWGGEEFMAVLPGTDLLGAQVQAARLCRAFASHAWPGVGCVTVSVGVTVTRHAPGLSAGTLPPDSLPTLIARADRALYRVKEGGRNGWHAQREP
- a CDS encoding dihydrofolate reductase; protein product: MFPHPEPERVGPERLGPELVGIVAVTENGVIGRDGGMPWHLPADLAHFRSLSRGKPNVMGRKVWDSLGGRPLPGRENIVLTRNEAFSAPGARVAHSPQGALALAGDAPEVAIIGGAEVYALFLPQLTRLELTVIHARLDGDTFMPDLGSGWVVTQETRRPADAANAFDLTFRTLRRH
- a CDS encoding deaminase, translating into MTRPTFDELGLATARLWASRSADSKVRVGACILDRHHRVVGVGYNGRAAGEPNERESLEQGQSGFIHAEVNALLAANWNGEGHTLYVTHEPCAACARLIVNSRRVGRVIFESAYRESVRVESGLPSGEQILRDAGIEVRHVPAP